Below is a window of Humulus lupulus chromosome 2, drHumLupu1.1, whole genome shotgun sequence DNA.
TTAAATTACAGTTGAGGTAAACTCTAATCTCTGTTTTAATTGAATTCTATTTTGGTTTttctagtgttcttgagcttgtagctCAAGGTAGTGATTTAGAGATTTTGTGGGGTTTCGGTCAAGTttaaacttgggttttgttggtgttAAAGTGCTGAGtagattgggaactttgtttttgggatttggctatgtttggttggggttttagggagttttggccTGAAGAAAATGAGGGAAAAACTGGATTTTCATGTCAAGCTGCGACCCTATTCATGGGGCGTCGCAACTCTCATGAAGGAAAGGGAGAATAAGGTGCTGAACCTCCATTTGAGTCGCGGCGCTTGCAGGGAGGGTTGCGATGCACGTGTTCAAGAGGAGAGCCCTTGGGCTCTCTGAATAGGGGCCGGCTGCGACTCTTGGGCCTTGGGCTGTGGTGcttgaagggcttttgagccCTGGGAAGGTCTTAAGTGCGGGAATTTAGACTTAGGGGCTCGGGATTAATTATACTgaccggtttagtagaattcgacgtcaaagaggctaggactcggcctggaagcctttattcgctcgttattgacgagattctatattatggttttcaCTAGGTTACCTCTAGGCGCTCGGAACcgggattgtgcttgaggatcattcttattatacattgcactcggacctgaggtaagaaaactacacccaatacgtgctatatgtgattatctacgtgattagggctcgaccccattaaggaacattgttattactgtgtttgtatttaattggataagatatatgattaatatgtatgcatgcttgtattatctgaagtatgcttatttgtatCTGGTTATCTGTTTATCCGGTTGTtaaatataattatgaatagggctcgggcccctgaaaATTAAtgtgattatgattatgtttatgatcattgattaagcatgtttgaatgctctgtatccAAATAATTGTTAAAATGATATAcgtttgtttgcattatctgcttgaaaagcattgaattataagtcaagggcgacaatagcgcactgagcgctggtcgatatggttaggcctaatcaggagcacatcatacacttatccgacccaatggtcatggaaaaatcaaagcgccaggtacgttgggtcagctctaaggctggttatacaaaggattgggcaatgggccctggggtgacttattattCCCATATCCTAGAGCATGGCCCTGATCTAACTTATTAATCATTTAATCAGGGCAACAAGCCCCGTTATGACATGCTAGTCACTTATCTtcatagaatgcatgcatgagtaaggttattactactaggcatgctagatatgcatctggaatttgtatttactattcatgcatatgtttaagttttcttgctgagcctcggctacgggtgctatgtggtgcaggtaagggctggtggtgatgtgtacatatgcggctgcccGACCACCACAGCCGGGGTTATCttgaaggaactagggttgtatccccaATTTTGCTGCCTAGGTTGGCTTGGCTTGTATTTTTACTTGTATATAACCTTTTAAGCACCTgttatgttattttgggatcccatgtatatagtaaacttttaaatgaaaagtcaacgtttcattttgaccaaattttttaaccttaACTCTTGTCATtaacttagttacacgtttataacgaagggacttgattagcaagtatggcactatttaaagtacacattgTAACGATCCTatattaggaggatgttacaacatGGTATTGgagttgccaaggtttaagggttcttgaagactggccaagcatgtacactcaccattaaagacaagctcgactaagggtttggtaactacttaTGTTCTTAAGCACATAACTGCTTAAATGAATgtatatgccttatctgcatgccttattagggagaATGAGGTTATCTGATAGAGCCAGACCCCTTAATTGTAATGTGCATTATAGAgaggtgcttattagcactatgattgattataaatgttaaagaaatgcttattagcgctATTAATTGCATATAGGCCATGAAATGCTTATTAGAACTGTTAATACTGTcagggattaaagaacatgcttattagcattactatACATGTATAAATGTCTGAACAAGCTTATTTGcatcgttaattgcttatgaatgccagAAATGGTTAATAGCATCGCTATTTACTGATGAATAtcaagaagtgcttattagcaccatggttgaatatattatgtgttggtatgcttattagcattgcatttgtaacgccctggataaacAAGACAGTTacattttgtattttaaatagtggcAGGCTTGCtaatcgagccatttggccataaacatgcaACTAAACATGATTCACGATTTAGAgtcaaaattttggtcaaaaggaatagttaTTTCGTTAAAACGTTatgttgtacatgggatcccataataaacgtttacaaagttctTTATAGTTCCAAAAGGGTATTTACAactgaaaagttacaaccagccgacctaagcggcaaaaatagggtttaaccctagttcctctgagaagccccgactgtggtggtcgagcaaccgtaTATGTAAACGTCGCCATTGAAACTCTCCaattcatggttggtccaacttctcttttcccttacctgcacaacaTTGCACCCGtgggccaaggctcagcaagaaaacttaagcattctcataagcaattaataacatgttatcaaatcatattagcatgcctagcagtaataaccctactcatgcatgcatataattcGTATAAATGACTATAGCGTCATATGGGGCCAGTTGCCCTAATTAACTGACTAATGAGTCAGACTAGGGCCCAgttccctaggatatgggactcataagtcaccctggggaccattgccctatcctcagtataaccagccttggagctggcccagcgtacctggcgctttaattttccatgaccattgggttggacaagcgtatgatgcgctcttgattaggcctaaccatatcgaccagcactcagagcgctattgccacccttgacttataagtcaatcctttcTGACCagtgctattgtcgtccttgactcataactcaagcatttctcaataagataatgcaaacatgcattcGTTATATAATagatatccagatacagagcattcaacatgcttaatcaaatagtcacaggcataatcatattCACGCACATTtataggggcccaagccctaatccaatctatattcaacattcgagccaagccctaatcatgtacatcacatattgggtgtagttttcttacctcaggtccgagtgtaacttaaaataagaacgacccttgagcacgatcctgattttgagcccctagtgataacctagtcacaaccaaatatagaatcccatcaataatgagcgaataaaggcttccaaactgagtcatagcctccgggacgtcgaattctactaaactgggtagtaggactgatcccgagcccttaggtttgagttcccgcactcaaaaccttctttGGACAAAACCCTCTATTTACGCCACGACGCCCCTCAATTAGAGTCATGACGCCTCACAATTAGACCAGTGGCTCTCCAAAAAACAGAGATCCCATCACTTATTACTCTAGATACGGGTCGCGGTGCAGTTCCACAAGCACAGCGGTGCGATAGCAGTTTAGAGAACCGCCCAGATCCCTAGGTTCATGAGGGTCGCgtcgcccaagaatagggtcgtggTGCGATCCAGCGAAACCAACTTTCTCCTAACCAATTCCtcccaaaactcaccccaaaaatgtaccaaacccacaattcaatcccaaaacatCATTAGTATATCCCAAGCAACAAAATTCAACTGTCAAAAGGATTAAAAACTAATCAttccataaaatccaatcaaagcttaagaaacataaggaaaacaaaactcagaaacttaaagcTTAAATTATCTCTAATAAGTCGTTTGCCAACTAAATCCTCAGGCTATcatgcttctaatcttccctagaattgttatgactttaacctcgcttgaatccgagctataaaactcgagtttccttaaaAAATTCTAACGAGTATTAAGTGAGAGAAtgggagagagaatgagagagttgAACATGTTTTCTATTTATGTCAGGTTACttagggttcaagtaaccttaagcaaatcccaaggcttggggtacccaaAAAATGCCCCTgaggtaaaatggtcaaaatgcccagaactccctcctaatctccctaactccgaatatatccttgaatatttattcccattacccaatatcccggtaatgtactaaatacccaaaatacccctcgactcacatcgagtcgagtattggtcccgttgtgactttcccgctaacttgctccctagaatcacctcgtgtcgagtaaccaaatatacccacataataatgtggtctcacacatatatcacatacatgcacatgtACTCTAAATATAACCATaactggccaaattacaaaaattacccttctgataagaaacaggcccacatgcatatttaatatacctaaaaatgcatatctagtcatattataatataactcatgaaatcatgcaatgatacacatatatatcacataaacacataattttccatagtttgccatcctagcctcctaatcaaggccttgaaccttattatgtaatttgggacgttacaactatcccttccttaccggaatttcgtcctcgaaattttacctgaacaactcgggataaaGATTCTGCATATCTTACTCtggctcccaggtcgcttcctcaaccttgttgtacCTCCATAATACCtcaaccaaaggtatagtcttgttcctcaggaccttgtccttcctgtctagtatctggactgtcTAAACGGAAGATTTTGGATGAACCTCATActaccctcttattctcttcatccagtcCTCATAGAAGATGTACAAGAATAtcaaagctttatattggtggcctgggatggagagggatgtaactGAATACGTGGAAAatttttaggactcagattcaagcaaggatcgaggcatagcgattttCGGCACCcattcgcattttcgaaggaaactcgagttttatgactcggattcaagcaatgatcgaggcatagtgattctagggaagattagaaggttattagctggaggatttagttgggaaatgactcaatcggaggtaatccaagttttaagttctaagttctaagtttttaagctttgattggattttatgttttgatgagtttttgaatgtattgagacttgggttttcatggttttgggaaattaggatgtttgggagctttgattttggaatttggatatgtttggataggtttttggaaggttttaagtgTGAAAAGCCGTAGAAAATGGCTAGTttcggggtcaagtcgcgaccttgttctagcaagtcacGATTGGGATGAATCAGGAGCCAGGAGGAATTTTCCTGGGGGGCGCGCTGCGAACAAAGAGGGGCCAAGTTGCGGCCCACACCCTGAAGCCTGGGCATAGGCTCTCTGACTTAGGGGCAAGTCGCAACTCTCAGGGCAAGTCGCGATCGACCTGTGCATTTTTGTCCAGATTTGATGTttaatcatgggaacttaactctaatggtctgggatcgatcctactacctagttgagtaggattcgatgtctcggaggctaggatttggtcctgaagtatttatttactcattttgatgagattttatattatggttgtgactaggttatcactaggggcttggaaacaggatcgtgcttgagggtcatttattggtaacctgtgcttggaccaaaggtaagaaaagtgcacccattatgtgatgcatgtgatgcttGCGatgcatgtgattatggcatggcatgaatattgaatatggaattgatcagagcttgagtctctgtaaatgtgcatgatcataattatactggtgaatgttgagtaagcatgctgaatgccttatatttggatatttgacatatgatatatgcatgggtgcattacttacttgtgagtggcactgactcattaatTAGAAATGACATTGGcgttagtactggtcgtgaagtcttgacttatcagtcatgatcgacaatagtattgaacgctggtcgtatggaattgacctacgagtcaagagcggcattagcgtaTTGAATGTAGAGTCAAAATGATTAGTTCTAATCAACATGAACATTAAATACTTGATCGACcttaaggtcgaagaaaactaaagtgcttgtctggtctaaaggctacttacttagagctagggccaaaaggctcaggtgagcGGATCCTTCTATTAACTGAAATGTCACAcggcttagggagcggatccccagagataggctcattagtcatctattcagggaacggatccccagagatggactcattagtcatctattcggGGAACGGATccctagagatggactcattagtaaTCTATTCAGGGAGTAGATCCCCAAatatggactcattagtcatctattcagggagcggatccccagagatagactcattagtcatctattcagggagcggatccccagagatggactcattagtcatctattcagggagtggatccccagagatggactcattagtcatctatttagggaacAGATCCCTCGAgacagactcattagtcatctattcagggagtagATCCCTAGAGATAGGCTCATTAGTAATCTATTTAGGGAGTAGATCCCCAGATTTACTTGAAAATCATCTATACAGGGCGCAgggccccataatcatttatttggattttcctgcatgcatgaatatggttattactgctaggcatgcttattatgatttagtgacatgttattacctgtttatgagcatgttgagttttcttgctgagcctcggctcacaggtgctatgtggtgcatgtaaaggaaaaagaaagttgaaccatccttgagttggagagcttaggcgacgatgtgtacatatgcggctgctcgaccaccacgatcgatggtttaaagaggaactagggttaaaccctattttgttgcttaggtcggttggttgtagatcttttattgtaattgacctttaaagtatattttgggatcccaatgtatacagtaaacgttttagtgaaacgttgtatctttgaccaaaatttttaaccctaaactgttaatcatacttagttacatgattatggacaAATGAAtcggttagtgagtttagcactgtttaaaatgcacaacgtaatggtccctggcagcagtaggagcagtagcagtagcagcaggagcagcagcagtagcagcaatagcagtagtagtagtagtagtagtagtagagtagtagtagtagtagtagtagtagtagtagtagattttataagtttaacctatagtttagaaatattaattataacataaggtttgattgatatagttggtcctagaaatattatttattataacctaaggtttagatagaattattaagagcgtgacacttgtcacaagcatgtttattaaggatttaagcattttggatgaataattaaataaaggataaatctagaagctttagaacctttcagcagctgttaggatcacgttttacccAGTCCAAACTGTTTAATCATtttcaaatatgctgaaagagtgcaaaaatgtttttgatatatcaacgtatgtcgaaatatcacagctataggggccgatatatcgcctaaggaAGATACGGAAAAGACGACGACTTCGCAGGAACGAAACCATGGAGGCTCGGgtatatgggggaggcgatatatcacctataggggcgatatatcagctccacacTCATATTTTGAAAGTCCGTGGAAttcgagctagaaacaaccctcaaccacttggacttgttcttgaacgtttttgaccgagttctgggcatctattgaaacaaaaattcaaatatttttaatttatatttatttatttattcattttataaggggtagtttcactccttgaactctataaataggacctagtacttagccatttcactcatcattcaagcattcatcagagcatccaagctgctaagattactttagatagaaaacacttgggttttgggataaaagcttttccaatctaagcttctctaaacacttggggaagtaagatagagtgttattacgatatcgaggtgtagatcaaagtcatagtccattcaatgtattcttatcctcaggtttaatccatcatagttcttttattttcttccattttctttcggatcctaactcattgttatgacttttggttaggtgtttaagttccttgaaacattaaggttcttggtaagtttctactttgatggtttagttctctttgtcatctccttttctttagaaactcatggttgcACTGTTGGTTTTAGAAGTgttccaatctcgttcttgtctccatgtctcggtttttgtaaggaaaataggttagatatatgtgttatgatatgtttatgtgatatgttatgttatgttgatatgttatatgtatgaatatgttttgtagtcacttgagGCTTATAATTGCTTAGATAGcgaaccccaagatttttatcattatcgtggattagagttatgatttaccctacctcgattagtagacagaggacctagatgggttatcatatactattttgtgatctaacctacatcgattagtagactggggacctagatggttttatcacataccacggtaatgagttaatggccattaatattgtagtcctatataatatatgtttctacgtcatatgttttatgatatatatttttagtagattttccttgttgggcattaggctcattccttttatttttagattgtgcaggaaaatgaacttggaaggcgggacggattcgtggtagcttggcatgtgtattagggatggacAGATTGAATgaactgctggaagatcgaggatgacgttgttttcaagtattttaatttatgttttatgtatttccgcacttagtatttaaacagttgattaaagtttatgtttttatgttttatgtactaaacaatgggtacccataccttattttgtattttgtacagtattttggattttaaataaagttatgttatttcttatgtatgtattccaaaatagtagctatgtttagtagtttttaatggttcaaggtctagaattagtcggggcattacaagaaagctgacttgtcactactgagggacaagcctcagcttctgcctgtgtccgtacgaacactcgagctggggtcgagctgtttGCCTTTCTtgattcttcctttcttgcttttgggAAATCTTTCTTTAGGTGTCCCATTATCCTGTACAAAAAGTAGGCCTTTTCCTGACAATCTCCTATATGGCGCCTCTTACATCTGGCACACTCTGGAAAGGTCCTCCAACCCTCATTGTCGCCCTGGAGGCCTATCTGGATACCACGTGGTCTCCTGTCAGGGCATGGAGCTAAAAAGGCATatggagccttccttttctaaTCACTAGGGActtcgcccctacctgaacccacaaatggatgACCCATACTCCTAGTATCTCTTCTGGCCGCGTTCTCGTGCCAGATTTTATTCTAGAAAACCGAATTCTGGTAGTTCGCGAGCCAGTACTTTAGTTATGAGTACCCTCGAAGGAAGTGTTCCAATCGAATTCTAAGCTTTCTTCTCAGCCTAAGGGAGTTCACTCTGCGCCCTTTCCAATAAGAgctttctccaccacctgtgcataagtcgTCACCCCTGGCAtggtggtaatgcgaacatcccgggctatcataggttgtatcccttgaaggaatctttccttccttgtctcatcagttggcaccaagtctccagcaaacttggctagtctatTGAACCtcagtgcatactctgtcactgacaTATTCCCCTGAAGCAATTTACTGAACTCTTCAACTTTTACAACCCTAATgacatcattgtaatacttttcattgaatagagtTCTAATCTCTTCCCAATCCAGGGTATTAACATTCCTAgtctgggatatcacctcccaccagattcgggcatcctcccgaacatgtatgtggcacaggccaccctctcattaccaaccaccctcataaaatctaggatggtggtaaccatactcatccattgcttgGCCTTAGccagatctgcactgccctaaaaaatgGAGGGTGCTATTttgtgaacctttcataaagaagtTCCCATCTATTCCTAGCCTCTGGCGGCTGTTCTACGGTTGGCACCATCACAGTGATACCTCTGGcaaaatgttccctgcaggaacctgttgttgtcttaggaggtgaatttcttcttcctgccttaatagcctggcttgcatatcaacaagcacttGTTGCTAGTTCTCAGGAgttggcggaggggtctggccctaaTTATCATTCTGATCCTgctatcattctggccctgatcttcctggctaGCTGATGATTCTATCTGCCTTAGAGCACAACCAATGGATGCTCTACTCCATCCTTTAAAATACCTccccaaaacacacatttttctattttacccctaagttttacattataccatacatctgcttctctatatatttctctacatcatttacatattatatctttaaacatattttattaattaaagtaaaataaaataattgaaaaagaagaaagaaataataaatatatatactaaatgagagagaaagtttataaagaaaaataataatattaaaaaaaaaaaaaatttgatgaaCAAAGAATATTATTAACAACCAAAAACAAATACAAGATCAGCTCACAAAGAGCCCAGCAAACCGAGAATTACAACAGAACATCTCACAAAGAGCCCACCAAACCGAGAAATACAACAGATTCAGGCTCCTAAGGAAAACAATGTCAGAGCTCTTCAACTTAGCCTTAGACAAACTAGAAACTCTAGCCCTAATACAATCTTGAACCAGAGAAACAACCTTACAAATAGAAACAGAAAAGGAGTTAAAAAAACACTGGTTTTGTTCCACCAAACCAGATACACAGAAGCAGCTAAACCAGCAGCAATAATCTTCTGCTGAAGACCCTTCGGCTTCCCCTCCATCCATTTGATCCAATCATGGAAACACTCAGGCCAAATCACACTTCACAGCCAGCGAGCCACACCTTTTCTCACTTGATGAGCAAACTGACATTGAAAAAATAAATGCTCATGACACTCCTGCTGCACTTCACAAATTGGACATAGATAAGAAGTCAGCTGCAAATGGAATTTTAATAAGTTGTCCCTGGTTAATAGATGTTTCAAGGAAGCTTGCCAAAGAATAAACCTGTGTTTGGGCAAGGACAAGTTACACCAAATAACAGAAGCCGAAGGAACCTTTTCCTTATTTATCATCTGAAAATACAGCTTGCTGGTTTTTAGTTTGCTGTTCACTACAGCTTTATCTAACATCTCCCTGCTTATGAATTCCCTCATCTTGATTAGCTTACGCCAATACCAGCTCACATCAGATTGAAGATTGTACTCCCAAAAAGATTTCCCTTTAAGATAAACAGCATCAATCCATTTAACCCAAAGTATATCCTGTTTAGTAGACACAACCCAAATATACTTAGCAAGAAGAACCATATTCCATTTGGCCCCTTCCTTAAACCCAATACCCCCCAAACATTTAGGAAGGCACACTTGGTTCCAAGCTGTGAGGTGAAGCTTACTTCTGTTATCATTCCCTCTGCTGGTCCCCCACAGAAATCTCCTACACAAGCTATCAATCTCATTAATTACACTCTTAGGGAGGagaaaaatactcatccaaaatGATCTAATTCCCAATAGAACAAAGTGAATGAGCTGAGCTTTTCCAGCATATGAGAGATGCCGATTAGACCAATGGAAGAGCTTCAACTGAATTTTTTGAATAATAGTAGCGCAATCCCCAGCCCTCCACTTTGTAGGCCTCAGCGGAACACCTAGATACTTTAAGGGGAAATCACCTTCAGCAAAGTGCAGATCCCTAAGTATATCCTTGGTCTCTAACTCTATTAAACCCCCAAAATAAACTCTAGACTTGTCCAAGCTAGCTGTCAAACCAGAAACCTCATTGAAATCTTTAAAACACTGCTTTATAATCTGAACTGAAGTACTGTTTCCTTTGCAAAATATCACGAGGTCGTCCGCAAAACAAAGGCTCACCAGATTCAATCTCCTACAACGAGGGTGAAATTTAAAGTCCCTATTTTGAGTGGCTCGAATGAGCATCCTAGTGAAGAACTCCATAACCAGAACAAATAAGAGAGGGGAGATTGGATCCCCTTGCTTCAGCCCCCTCCTACCAGTAAAACATCCCTACACTCTACCATTTAT
It encodes the following:
- the LOC133815430 gene encoding uncharacterized protein LOC133815430, whose translation is MEFFTRMLIRATQNRDFKFHPRCRRLNLVSLCFADDLVIFCKGNSTSVQIIKQCFKDFNEVSGLTASLDKSRVYFGGLIELETKDILRDLHFAEGDFPLKYLGVPLRPTKWRAGDCATIIQKIQLKLFHWSNRHLSYAGKAQLIHFVLLGIRSFWMSIFLLPKSVINEIDSLCRRFLWGTSRGNDNRSKLHLTAWNQVCLPKCLGGIGFKEGAKWNMVLLAKYIWVVSTKQDILWVKWIDAVYLKGKSFWEYNLQSDVSWYWRKLIKMREFISREMLDKAVVNSKLKTSKLYFQMINKEKVPSASVIWCNLSLPKHRFILWQASLKHLLTRDNLLKFHLQLTSYLCPICEVQQECHEHLFFQCQFAHQVRKGVARWL